The following nucleotide sequence is from Neokomagataea tanensis.
TCTGGCGGTACCATTATCCAACAGCTGCGTAAGCTCGGTGCATCAGCTGACTGGGAACGCGAACGCTTCACCATGGATGAAGGGCTGTCCCAAGCCGTCCGTAAAGTGTTCGTCACCCTCCATAGCGAGGGCCTGATCTACCGTGACCGCCGCTTGGTCAACTGGGATCCGAGCTTCCGATCAGCAATTTCTGACCTTGAAGTTGAAAACCGCGAGACAAAAGGCTCAATGTGGTACGTTCGTTATCCATTGGATGACGGCCGCACTATCACAGTCGCAACAACACGCCCAGAAACGATGCTGGCTGACTCTGCTGTTGCTGTTCATCCAGAAGACGAACGTTATGCAGACTATATCGGTCAATTTGTCACGTTACCGCTTACAGGGCGGCGCATTCCAATCGTCGCGGACGAGTATTCAGACCCGGAGAAGGGTACTGGCGCCGTTAAAATTACCCCAGCCCACGACTTCAATGACTTTGAAGTCGGCAAACGTCATGATCTTCCTTCGCCCACCATTCTGGACGAAGCTGCGCATATTTGCCTTGATGAAATCCGCAGCGAATTACGCGATGTAGAAAACATTTCTGCCATAGCATTCGTCGAGGCCTTGCAGGGGGTAAGCCGGGAGGAGGGACGTAAACGCATCGTCGCTGAACTTGAAACACTCGGCTGGCTTGAAAAAATTGAACCCCACAAACTGCAAGTTCCGTACGCTGAGCGTGGCGGCGCAATCGTTGAGCCTCGCCTGACTTGGCAGTGGTACTGCGATGCTAAAACATTGGCTGGCCCAGCTATTGAAGCGGTAGAGAGTGGTAAAGTCTCCTTTGAACCGCGCCAGTGGCAAAACACATTCTTTGCTTGGATGCGTGATATCCAGCCTTGGTGCATTTCGCGCCAGCTTTGGTGGGGCCACCGCATTCCGGCGTGGTACACTGATAACGGTGACATTATCGTCGCTGAGACAGCAGACGAAGCACAAGCGAAAGCGGGTGAAGGCGTTACCATCACACAAGATGAAGACGTTCTGGACACGTGGTTCAGCTCTGCTCTATGGCCTTTCACAACGCTTGGCTGGCCAGAAAATACTGAATCCCTAGCGCGTTATTACCCTACTAGCGTGCTCGTAACGGGCTTTGACATCATCTTCTTCTGGGTCGCCCGGATGATGATGATGGGCCTGCACTTCATGAAGGACGTACCGTTCCAAACCGTTCTCATCCACGGCCTTGTACGTGACGAGAAGGGGCAGAAAATGTCCAAATCCAAGGGGAATGGCATTGATCCCTTGGACCTGATTGAAGAGTACGGGGCTGATGCGACGCGCCTTGCCATATGTGCAGGCACAGGGCCGGGCCGTGACATCAAACTGGGACGCAAAAAAGTTGAAGAGCATCGGGGCTTTATTACAAAGCTGTGGAATGCCGCACGTTTCCTAGAAATGAACGGCGCAAAACCTGTTGAGGGTTTCGACCCAACAACGGTTCAAAGCAGCCTCGGGCGTTGGATCCTTTCTGAAGCAAATGAAGCTATTGCCGAGGCAAGCCGCGCGCTCGAAGCTTACCGCTTCGATGAATATGCGGGCAGCTGCTACCGCTTCGTTTGGACCCGCTTCTGTGACTGGTTTGTCGAGCTTGCCAAACCCTTGTTGGCAGAAGAGAGCGCGGAGAGCGACGAAATCCGCAACGTCAGCGCTTACGTACTAGGCCTGATCTTGCGCATGATGCAGCCTGTTATCCCATTTGCAACAGCCACGTTGTGGGAAGAACTGGGCTACTCAGGCGCGTTCGAGACGATGCCATGGCCAACAGCCGTCGCGCTCGAAGGAGCCGAAGAAAGCCGCGCAGAAGTTAACTGGCTTATCCGCCTGATCAGCGAAATACGTACAGTCCGCGCTGAAATGAACGTGCCCCCTGCACAGAAAGCGCCTATCCTTCTACGTGATGCAACCGCGGAAAACCTCGCGCGTGCACAGCGTTGGAACGAAGCACTCGGCCGTATGGCGCGTGTGGAAAGCGTGTCTGTGCTTGAGGGCGAAACGCCACGCCATGCAGCTCAGATCGTTCTTGACGAAGCGACTATCTTCCTGCCCCTCGGTGGTTTGATTGATCTTGATGCGGAACGTGCGCGTCTTGCTAAAGAGATCAAACGTATTGAGGGCGAAATTACAAAGGTTGAGCGCAAGCTCGGTAATGAAGACTTCATTGCCCGCGCCAAACCCGAAGTTGTAGACGAAAACCGTCAGAGACTTGAAAGCTTCAGCAGCGATCTGACACGTCTACAGGCCGCTCATTCACGGTTGGCGTAAAAGCTTTGCAGGCCCCGCCCGAAACTAAACAGGGCAGGGCCTGTTTTTCATGAAGACTAAGAATATACCTCAAATTCTGCCTGTCTTTTGCCGTGGCATACAGCCTTGGATTTTAGCGGTAACACTGTCCACAACCATTGCTTCAAACGCCCTTGCATCAACTCCAACAACGGATGAGATAGGCGTAACTCAAGCGCCACTATCCGCAAAAACAACATTGAACGTGGCATACTACGTTCCTTCAGGCTGTCATCACCGAGCCATTCTCATGGTTTTTGCCTCTAAAAACCGTGACTACAAAGCATTCCGCGATGAGAGTATCCCTCTTGCGCAGGAGAGTTGCAGCGTTCTTTTCGCTCCAGAGTTTTCGCTGAACGCATATCCACCACGCGCTTATCAACGTGGCGGCTTCCCCGAAAACCCTGAGGCCCCTTCGCCAGCACGGCTCGTTATTCCTCTAGAAGAATGGGCAAAGCGTTTTATCCTGGATACCTCGCTCCCCGTTATTCTAATTGGGCATTCAGCTGGTGCCCAGTTTCTAAACCGCGTGGCTGCTTATACAATCGGTTCCGAGAACGGTATCATTCTCATGAACCCCGGGAGCACTGTCGAGCCGTCATTCGATATCGCCGTGCCATACGGTTTTGGTGGTGAATGGAGCGCGCTAGAAGCTTCAAGAGCTTTAAAAGCTTATTTGGCTCGGCCGGTATTTTTCTTATTGGGTAGTGAAGATACTAAAACCGCATCGTTTAGCGGCAACGCCCAAGCCGAAGTCATGGCAGAAGGCACAAACCGTCTTCAACGCGGCTCCAACACCTTTGCGGTGGGTAGGTCACTAGCGCGGAAAAACGGGGCTAGTTTTAATTGGCGCATCGCCATTGTACCTAACGTAGGTCATGACGATGCGCTTATGCTCAGTTCACCTGTGCTGGAGCAGACTGTTGCGGCAATAATTAACCGCGGGTCTTTACGATAATCTGAGACAAATCACGCACGGCACCGTTGGCGGCACTCGTGGTCATTGCCGCATAGGCTTGCAGCGCGCGTGAAACCACACGCTCACGGTCAGGAGTCCATGCAGCATCCCCGCGTGCTTTCATAGTCTCACGACGGGCTGCAATTTCTGCATCCGATATATCCAGTTTCATAATCCGGTTGGGAATATCAATCACGATTGGATCGCCATCCTCAACTAGCCCGATGAGACCGCCCTCAGCAGCTTCAGGTGAAACATGTCCAATGGATAATCCTGAACTGCCGCCTGAAAAACGGCCATCCGTCACTAGGGCGCAGCTTTCAGCTAGTCCCTTAGATTTAAGGTAGCTGGTTGGATACAGCATTTCTTGCATACCCGGGCCACCTTTTGGGCCTTCATAGCGGATAACGACCACATCGCCGGCTGCAATTTTTCCGCCCAGAATGCCACTTACAGCATCATCCTGACTTTCGAAAACACGCGCAGTCCCAGTAAAGGTAAGGATATGCTCGGCCACACCAGCTGTTTTTACGATGGCGCCGTCCTCTGCTAGATTACCGTATAAAACCGCCAAGCCACCATCTTGGGAGAACGCATGAGCGCGGTTACGCAGAACACCTTCTTCCCGGTCCGTGTCTAGCGCGTTGTAGCGGCTGGACTGGGAAAAAGCATGAACAGTCCGTACACCGCCCGGCGCAGCACTGAACATATGCCGTGCTTCTTCATCGCCGTTGATGATGTCCCACTTCGCCAGCGCGTCTGCCATTGTGGGTGCATGGACAGTGTTCACCGAGGTATCAAGCAAGCCAGCGCGATCCAACTCACCTAAAATCGCCGGGATACCACCTGCGCGGTGGACATCTTCCATATGAACGTCGTTACGCGCAGGTGCGACTTTGCAAAGGTTAGGTACGCGCCTGGAAAGACGGTCAATATCCTGCATGTGGAAATCAACTTCGCCCTCACGTGCCGCTGCTAAAAGATGAAGCACCGTGTTGGTGGAACCACCCATGGCGATATCAAGCGTCATAGCGTTTTCAAACGCTGCACGCGTCGCAATGGAGCGGGGCAGGACGCGCTCATCATCTTGCTCGTAATAACGGCGGGCCAAGCCAACAACCTCGCGCCCAGCACGAAGGAATAATTCGCGGCGGTCAGCATGCGTCGCCAGAAGAGAACCGTTGCCCGGCAAGGACAAACCCAGCGCTTCTGTCAGGCAGTTCATGGAATTGGCCGTAAACATCCCAGAGCATGACCCGCATGTGGGGCAGGCAGAACGCTCAATGGCCTCTGACTCTTCATCCGTCACGTTGGGGTTAGCCGCAGCGACCATGGAATCAACCAGATCGAGCTTACGGTTAATCGATGGTCCATTCAGCTTGCCAGCCTCCATTGGCCCACCAGAAACGAAAATAACAGGGATATTAAGACGCAAAGACGCCATCAACATTCCCGGCGTGATCTTGTCGCAGTTACTGATGCACACAATGGCGTCTGCACAATGCGCGTTGACCATGTATTCGACTGAATCTGCAATTAACTCACGGGAGGGAAGGGAATACAGCATTCCCCCATGACCCATGGCAATGCCATCATCCACAGCAATTGTATTGAACTCTTTGGCAACACCACCAGCTTCTTCAACAGCAGATGCGACCAAAGAACCCATGTCTTTAAGGTGAACGTGACCAGGAACAAACTGCGTGAAGGAATTCGCAATGGCAATTATGGGCTTGCCAAAATCACCATCCTGCATGCCGGTAGCCCGCCAAAGGGCACGGGCACCCGCCATGTTACGGCCATGTGTCGTGGTACGGGAGCGATAAGCAGGCATGAAAGACTTTCCTAACGATAATTGCCTCATTCCATAGCGAAACAAACGCTAAGATGCCAGTCCACGAAAGAAATGCAAACCTGTTGTAAAACCCCCTTGCCGTAACGAAACGATCGACGCAGAAACAAAGAACTTGATTAACGAGGACCAACTTTTATGAAACGCGCATTCTCACGGCTATGTGCCACCCTCAGCTTTATAAGCCTTGCTGGCACAGCGCTTTCAAGCGCTTACGCTGCGCCTGCCTCCATAACGCCGGATATGGTCCAAACGGGTAATGACATAACCCCACAAGCCAAGCTCTCTACGAGCGGACAAGATTATATCCGCGAAGAAATCATGATCCCTATGCGGGACGGCGTTAAACTTCACACTGTTATCGTCATCCCTAAAGGGGCCAAAAACGCGCCAATTCTCCTTACGCGCACCCCTTATAATGCCTCTGGGCGTCTAAACCGTGTGCCCAACGCCCCGACGATGAGAGCGCTCTGCCCGCAAGGCGATGGGGTTTTCGTGGAAGAGGGCTATATCCGCGTTTTTCAAGACATCCGGGGCAAATACGGCTCTGAAGGGGCGTATGTGATGACCCGCCCACCTATCGGGCCGCTTAATCCAAGCAAGACGGATGATACGACGGACGCTTGGGACACAATCGATTGGCTGGTTAAAAACGTCAAGCAAAGCAACGGCAAAGTGGGAATGACCGGCTCATCTTATGAAGGATGGACTGTCGTAATGGCATTGCTGAACCCACATCCAGCACTAAAAGTTGCAGCTCCAGAAAGCCCGATGGTCGATGGCTGGATGGGCGATGACTGGTTCCATTACGGGGCGTTCCGTCAAGCCGGCCTCGATTACTTCACGATGCAGATGAGCGCAGCCGGAACTGGCCCGACCATTCCACGAGCAGAATCAGACGATTACACTGAATTCCTGAAAGATGGCTCCACCGGGCGTTTTGCTACGCGCGTAGGACTTGACCATTTCCCATTCTGGAACCGCCTGAAAGCGCATCCAGCCTATGATAGCTTCTGGCAAGATCAGGCTTTGGACAAGCTTGTAGCACAAAACCCTCTCAAAGTGCCGACAATCTGGGAGCAAGGGTTGTGGGACCAAGAAGACATGTGGGGCGCAATACATTCGTGGCTTGCTTTAAAGGCAACCCACCCATCTGTACCTAACATCTTGGTCATGGGGCCTTGGCGTCACAGCGGCGTGAATTATGACGGTTCCACACTCGGTCCGTTGCATTTTAATGGGGATACCGCCCTTTGGTACCGCTCAAATGTCATGCGTCCGTTTTTCGACCATTACCTAAAAGGTACGCCTGACCCCAAATTTGATGAAGCCATCATCTACAACACGGGAGAAAATGGCTGGAACCACTTCCGTAACTGGCTAACAGAATGCGGCACCACCTGCCCGCAATACGGCACACGCCTCTACCTACAGCCAGAGCATGGGCTTTCTTTCTCGCGGACGCTCCCCGGCTCTGATTCCTACATATCAGACCCAGCACATCCTGTGCCCTTCCTGCCGCGCCCATACGTAATGGGGGAAGATCCCCGCTGGAAAACATGGCTGCTACAAGACCAACGCTTCGCGGAAGCACGGCCTGACGTCCTGACTTATGAAACACCCGTTCTGGACGAAGCTGTTCAGGTATCCGGTGTTCCCACCGCAGATATTTTTGCCGCAACAACCGGAACAGATGGTGATTTTGTCGTCAAAGTCATAGACGTACAACCTGCACAAACCCCGGATCGCCCGGAAATGGGAGGGTACGAATTACCAATTTCCATGGATATTTTCCGCGGGCGCTACCGCCAAAGCTTCGAAAAACCATCAGCTATCCCTGCTGGACAAGTGCAAAATTACCATTTCACTCTTCCAGCAGTGAACCATATTTTCCAGAAAGGGCACCGAATCATGGTGCAGATTCAGTCCACATGGTTCCCACTCTATGACCGCAACCCTCAGACTTTTGTACCAAACATCTTTGATGCCCAGCCAAAAGACTACAAAGCCGCAACTGAAACTATTTACCGCGGAGGCGACCACGCCAGTGCGATTTGGCTCCCGGTTGTTCACTAAACACGCTGTAGGCAAGGTTTAAGTCGGTTGAGGCCCAACCTATATTAAGGGCCTCAACCTTTTACCAAAGGGCATTTCTCTTCTATGGCTGAAACATCATCCATTCTCCTCGGCGCAGGCTGTTTCTGGTGCGTTGAGGCCGTTTATACCGGGCTGCGCGGCATTATCTCCGCTAATCCTGGTTATGCTGGCGGCGACGTACCTGACCCAAGCTATGAGGCTGTTTGTACAGGCCAAACGGGCCATGCTGAGGTCGTAAATGTAATCTACGACCCAGAGGAAATCTCCCTCAGCGACGTTCTGCGCGTCTTTTTCACAACCCACGACCCAACACAGCTTAACCGTCAGGGAAATGATGTCGGCACGCAGTACCGCTCCGTTATTTTCGGGACGGAAGAGCAGCAGGCTGTTGCTCAGCAAGTCCGTGACGAAATTACCAAAGAAGCTATCTGGCCGAACGACATCGTCACAACAATTGAAGGCCCGGTCACATTTTGGCCAGCCGAAGCCAAGCATTTAGACTACTTTGCCCGCAACCCTCAGACAGCTTATTGCGCGGCTGTGGTTGCTCCTAAAGTGGCCAAGGCACGTAAACTCTACCGCGACCGGTTAAAAAACCCCGACGCGAACTAAGCGCTGCAAGAGGCGGACGTTATTCTTCATCATCAAGATAAAAGCGATCCGCTTCTTCATCATAATCTAGCAATTCGGCATACCGCGCCCATCCAATCGCCGTGCTCAAGGTTTGGCGTGCGTAATCTGGGGACATAGCCTCTTCCAAATCACGACGAAAACGTGCTGCATCAACGCTATGAGCGGGGCGTTCGTCCAAAGTGGAGCGGATGGAACGCAGCAGGGGAATATGGTGCAACAAAGCTGCCCTCATGGTGTCCCTGCGGGCATCTGCGTCCCCTTCGACAAAGGCCCGCCCGCCGTCCGTTAGCAGAATATCTCCGTCCTCCAGCTCAGCTAGCTCCAATCTTTGAAGAGATTCACCCAAAGCCAGCAATTCGTCCAAAGTCATTTGGAGGCGCTTTGCCAGCTCTGGCAAATCCGCACGCCCAAATAATGGGTCCGCCCCGAGCACTTCCATGAGCCCTACCAGTACCTCGACAGGTAGGTCGGGCAGTACAATTTGCGAAGGGGGGGCCGTTACAGGCTGCTGGAGAGGCATCTGATCTACTTCAGACACAATCGGTGCCCGGCGCGTCATTAGGCTATATATCTGATCAACAAACAGCCGGAAATCTTCATCTTCCCGGTTGCGGGGGTGAGGAAAAGGAACGGCTATTTCGTGTGTTACTTTGCCCGGGCTGGACGAAAAAATAAGAATACGGTCACACATAAGCACGG
It contains:
- a CDS encoding valine--tRNA ligase, with amino-acid sequence MLDKSFSPANHETSLYDRWEKSGVFHADPKAPGDAFSIMFPPPNVTGTLHLGHALTFTLQDILIRWKRGTGFNTLWQPGTDHAGIATQMVVERALDKQNTSRTALGREEFVKRVWDWKEESGGTIIQQLRKLGASADWERERFTMDEGLSQAVRKVFVTLHSEGLIYRDRRLVNWDPSFRSAISDLEVENRETKGSMWYVRYPLDDGRTITVATTRPETMLADSAVAVHPEDERYADYIGQFVTLPLTGRRIPIVADEYSDPEKGTGAVKITPAHDFNDFEVGKRHDLPSPTILDEAAHICLDEIRSELRDVENISAIAFVEALQGVSREEGRKRIVAELETLGWLEKIEPHKLQVPYAERGGAIVEPRLTWQWYCDAKTLAGPAIEAVESGKVSFEPRQWQNTFFAWMRDIQPWCISRQLWWGHRIPAWYTDNGDIIVAETADEAQAKAGEGVTITQDEDVLDTWFSSALWPFTTLGWPENTESLARYYPTSVLVTGFDIIFFWVARMMMMGLHFMKDVPFQTVLIHGLVRDEKGQKMSKSKGNGIDPLDLIEEYGADATRLAICAGTGPGRDIKLGRKKVEEHRGFITKLWNAARFLEMNGAKPVEGFDPTTVQSSLGRWILSEANEAIAEASRALEAYRFDEYAGSCYRFVWTRFCDWFVELAKPLLAEESAESDEIRNVSAYVLGLILRMMQPVIPFATATLWEELGYSGAFETMPWPTAVALEGAEESRAEVNWLIRLISEIRTVRAEMNVPPAQKAPILLRDATAENLARAQRWNEALGRMARVESVSVLEGETPRHAAQIVLDEATIFLPLGGLIDLDAERARLAKEIKRIEGEITKVERKLGNEDFIARAKPEVVDENRQRLESFSSDLTRLQAAHSRLA
- a CDS encoding alpha/beta fold hydrolase; its protein translation is MKTKNIPQILPVFCRGIQPWILAVTLSTTIASNALASTPTTDEIGVTQAPLSAKTTLNVAYYVPSGCHHRAILMVFASKNRDYKAFRDESIPLAQESCSVLFAPEFSLNAYPPRAYQRGGFPENPEAPSPARLVIPLEEWAKRFILDTSLPVILIGHSAGAQFLNRVAAYTIGSENGIILMNPGSTVEPSFDIAVPYGFGGEWSALEASRALKAYLARPVFFLLGSEDTKTASFSGNAQAEVMAEGTNRLQRGSNTFAVGRSLARKNGASFNWRIAIVPNVGHDDALMLSSPVLEQTVAAIINRGSLR
- the ilvD gene encoding dihydroxy-acid dehydratase — encoded protein: MPAYRSRTTTHGRNMAGARALWRATGMQDGDFGKPIIAIANSFTQFVPGHVHLKDMGSLVASAVEEAGGVAKEFNTIAVDDGIAMGHGGMLYSLPSRELIADSVEYMVNAHCADAIVCISNCDKITPGMLMASLRLNIPVIFVSGGPMEAGKLNGPSINRKLDLVDSMVAAANPNVTDEESEAIERSACPTCGSCSGMFTANSMNCLTEALGLSLPGNGSLLATHADRRELFLRAGREVVGLARRYYEQDDERVLPRSIATRAAFENAMTLDIAMGGSTNTVLHLLAAAREGEVDFHMQDIDRLSRRVPNLCKVAPARNDVHMEDVHRAGGIPAILGELDRAGLLDTSVNTVHAPTMADALAKWDIINGDEEARHMFSAAPGGVRTVHAFSQSSRYNALDTDREEGVLRNRAHAFSQDGGLAVLYGNLAEDGAIVKTAGVAEHILTFTGTARVFESQDDAVSGILGGKIAAGDVVVIRYEGPKGGPGMQEMLYPTSYLKSKGLAESCALVTDGRFSGGSSGLSIGHVSPEAAEGGLIGLVEDGDPIVIDIPNRIMKLDISDAEIAARRETMKARGDAAWTPDRERVVSRALQAYAAMTTSAANGAVRDLSQIIVKTRG
- a CDS encoding CocE/NonD family hydrolase, whose product is MKRAFSRLCATLSFISLAGTALSSAYAAPASITPDMVQTGNDITPQAKLSTSGQDYIREEIMIPMRDGVKLHTVIVIPKGAKNAPILLTRTPYNASGRLNRVPNAPTMRALCPQGDGVFVEEGYIRVFQDIRGKYGSEGAYVMTRPPIGPLNPSKTDDTTDAWDTIDWLVKNVKQSNGKVGMTGSSYEGWTVVMALLNPHPALKVAAPESPMVDGWMGDDWFHYGAFRQAGLDYFTMQMSAAGTGPTIPRAESDDYTEFLKDGSTGRFATRVGLDHFPFWNRLKAHPAYDSFWQDQALDKLVAQNPLKVPTIWEQGLWDQEDMWGAIHSWLALKATHPSVPNILVMGPWRHSGVNYDGSTLGPLHFNGDTALWYRSNVMRPFFDHYLKGTPDPKFDEAIIYNTGENGWNHFRNWLTECGTTCPQYGTRLYLQPEHGLSFSRTLPGSDSYISDPAHPVPFLPRPYVMGEDPRWKTWLLQDQRFAEARPDVLTYETPVLDEAVQVSGVPTADIFAATTGTDGDFVVKVIDVQPAQTPDRPEMGGYELPISMDIFRGRYRQSFEKPSAIPAGQVQNYHFTLPAVNHIFQKGHRIMVQIQSTWFPLYDRNPQTFVPNIFDAQPKDYKAATETIYRGGDHASAIWLPVVH
- the msrA gene encoding peptide-methionine (S)-S-oxide reductase MsrA, which translates into the protein MAETSSILLGAGCFWCVEAVYTGLRGIISANPGYAGGDVPDPSYEAVCTGQTGHAEVVNVIYDPEEISLSDVLRVFFTTHDPTQLNRQGNDVGTQYRSVIFGTEEQQAVAQQVRDEITKEAIWPNDIVTTIEGPVTFWPAEAKHLDYFARNPQTAYCAAVVAPKVAKARKLYRDRLKNPDAN
- a CDS encoding ABC transporter ATP-binding protein, translated to MIQPLLRLHECSQTYDKDSATELVVLEQVSFEVREAEIVGLLGRSGSGKSSLFKIMSGQMAPAKGEVFWRGTPTKGLLPDVATVFQSGALFPWLTLRQNVELGLEARRVPRAQREDFTDDALEVMGLEGYENAYPKELSDAVSQRVSFARALALRPEILLLDEPFSELDMLSAENLRTDLIELWSERRLPSLRAMVLATHGIEEAVLMCDRILIFSSSPGKVTHEIAVPFPHPRNREDEDFRLFVDQIYSLMTRRAPIVSEVDQMPLQQPVTAPPSQIVLPDLPVEVLVGLMEVLGADPLFGRADLPELAKRLQMTLDELLALGESLQRLELAELEDGDILLTDGGRAFVEGDADARRDTMRAALLHHIPLLRSIRSTLDERPAHSVDAARFRRDLEEAMSPDYARQTLSTAIGWARYAELLDYDEEADRFYLDDEE